A single region of the Cucumis melo cultivar AY chromosome 3, USDA_Cmelo_AY_1.0, whole genome shotgun sequence genome encodes:
- the LOC103504047 gene encoding importin beta-like SAD2 — protein MDLPSLAVVLQAALSPNPDERKAAEQSLNQIQHTPQHLVRMLQIIVDNNCDLAVRQVASIHFKNYIAKNWSPVDPDEHQKISESDKDAVRKNILPFLSQVPSLLRVQLGECLKTIIHADYPEQWPSLLEWVKENLLASNVYGALFVLRILARKYEFKSDDDRTPVYRIVDETFPLLLNIFSRLVQIGDPSLEVAELIKFICKIFWSSIYMEIPKHLFDTHVFNAWMMLFLNILERPVPLEGQPADPELRKSWGWWKVKKWTVHILNRLYTRFGDLKLKNPESRAFAQAFQKNYAGKVMECHLNLLNVIRSGGYLPDRVTNLILQYLSNSISKNSMYSLLQPRLDSLLFEIIFPLMCFNDNDQKLWDEDPHEYVRKGYDIIEDLYSPRTASMDFVSELVRKRGKENLQKFIQFIVGIFNRYDEATIEFKPYRQKDGALLAIGALCDKLKQTEPYKSELERMLVQHVFPEFNSPVGHLRAKAAWVAGQYAHINFADQNNFRKALHSVVAGMRDPELPVRVDSVFALRSFVEACRDLNEIRPILPQLLDEFFKLMNEVENEDLVFTLETIVDKFGEEMAPYALGLCHNLAAAFWRCMNTAEADEEADDPGALAAVGCLRAISTILESVSRIPQLFVQIEPTLLPIMRRMLTTDGQEVFEEVLEIVSFMTFFSPTISMDMWSLWPLMMEALSEWAIDFFPNILVPLDNYVSRGTAHFLTCKAPDYQQSLWNMISSIMADKNLEDGDIEPAPKLIQVVFQNCKGQVDQWIEPYLRITIERLQRTEKSYLKCLLMQVISDALYYNASLSLNILQKLGVAADVFNLWFQMLQQVKKSGVRVNFRREQDKKVCCLGLTSLLALPADQLPGEALGRVFRATLDLLVAYKDQVAEAAKEEEVEEDDEMDGYPSDEDDDDGDGSDKEMGFDGEDGDEVDSIKLQKLAAQAKSFRPDDDDFDSDDDYSDDEEMQSPLDDVDPFLYFVDTIKAMQGLDPMRFQSLSQSLEFQYQALAHGVAQHAEQRRVEIEKEKLERAASAASS, from the exons ATGGATCTTCCTAGCCTGGCTGTTGTTCTTCAAGCTGCTCTCAGCCCCAATCCCGATGAGAGGAAGGCTGCTGAGCAAAGTCTGAATCAG ATTCAGCATACCCCACAACATCTGGTGAGGATGCTACAGATTATTGTGGATAATAATTGTGACTTGGCTGTTCGTCAAGTTGCTAGCATCCATTTTAAGAATTACATTGCTAAGAACTGGTCTCCCGTTGACCCAG ATGAACATCAGAAAATTTCTGAAAGTGATAAAGATGCAGTCCGGAAAAACATTCTTCCATTCTTGTCACAGGTTCCATCGTTATTGAG GGTACAGCTTGGGGAGTGCTTAAAGACTATCATTCATGCTGATTATCCGGAGCAATGGCCGAGTCTTCTTGAATGGGTGAAAGAAAATTTGCTAGCTTCAAACGTTTATGGGGCTTTATTTGTGTTGCGAATTCTTGCTAGAAAATATGA GTTTAAATCAGATGATGACAGGACTCCTGTCTATCGAATTGTTGACGAGACATTCCCTCTTCTACTCAATATATTTAGCAGACTTGTTCAGATTGGTGACCCTTCTTTGGAAGTAGCGGAGTTGATCAAGtttatttgtaaaatattttGGTCGTCAATATAT ATGGAGATTCCAAAGCATCTTTTTGATACACATGTGTTCAATGCTTGGATGATGCTATTCTTAAATATACTGGAGAGGCCAGTCCCCTTGGAAGGCCAGCCTGCAGACCCTGAACTTAGAAAATCCTGGGGGTGGTGGAAAGTGAAGAAGTGGACTGTTCATATTTTAAATAGGCTTTACACCCG GTTTGGAGATTTGAAACTCAAGAATCCAGAAAGTAGAGCTTTTGCTCAAGCATTTCAGAAGAACTATGCTGGGAAGGTCATGGAATGTCACTTAAACTTGTTGAATGTGATACGTAGTGGTGGCTATTTGCCAGATCGAGTAACCAATCTTATTCTTCAATATCTAAGCAATAG TATTTCAAAGAATAGTATGTATTCTTTGCTGCAACCTCGACTTGATAGTCTGCTTTTCGAGATAATTTTCCCCCTTATGTGCTTCAATGATAACGATCAGAAGCTTTGGGATGAGGATCCCCATGAATATGTTAGGAAGGGTTATG ATATTATTGAGGATTTGTATAGTCCGAGGACTGCTTCTATGGATTTTGTCAGTGAGTTGGTTAGGAAGCGTGGGAAAGAAAACCTTCAAAAATTTATCCAATTCATCGTTGGAATTTTCAATAG GTACGACGAAGCAACTATTGAATTTAAGCCCTATAGACAGAAAGATGGGGCTCTTCTTGCCATTGGAGCACTCTGTGACAAATTGAAACAAACAGAGCCCTACAAGTCGGAACTTGAGCGCATGTTAGTTCAACACGTCTTTCCTGAATTCAACAGCCCTGTTGGGCATCTCAGAGCCAAG GCAGCATGGGTTGCTGGACAGTATGCCCATATCAATTTTGCTGACCAGAACAATTTTCGAAAAGCCTTGCATAGTGTTGTTGCTGGGATGCGAGATCCTGAACTCCCTGTTCGCGTTGACTCAGTTTTTGCATTGCGATCTTTCGTTGAAGCTTGCAGAG ATTTGAATGAAATCCGTCCAATCCTTCCCCAACTTCTTGATG AGTTTTTTAAACTTATGAATGAGGTTGAAAATGAAGACCTTGTATTTACTCTGGAGACAATAGTTGATAAGTTTGGGGAGGAAATGGCTCCTTATGCACTTGGATTATGTCACAATTTG GCTGCGGCTTTCTGGAGGTGTATGAATACTGCAGAAGCAGACGAAGAAGCTGATGATCCTGGTGCTCTTGCTGCAGTTGGTTGTTTGCGTGCAATTAGCACAATTCTTGAATCAGTGAGCAGAATTCCTCAACTGTTTGTCCAGATTGAGCCAACCTTGCTCCCAATCATGCGAAGAATGCTGACAACTGATGGCCAAg AGGTTTTTGAAGAAGTCTTGGAAATTGTGTCATTTATGACGTTCTTCTCCCCTACAATATCTATGGATATGTGGAGTCTTTGGCCACTGATGATGGAAGCATTGTCAGAATGGGCTATTGATTTTTTTCCAA ATATACTTGTTCCATTGGACAATTATGTATCCAGAGGGACTGCGCATTTCCTCACCTGTAAAGCACCTGATTACCAACAAAGTCTTTGGAACATGATTTCCTCA ATAATGGCTGACAAGAATTTGGAAGATGGTGACATTGAGCCGGCTCCAAAGCTTATTCAAGTTGTCTTTCAAAACTGCAAAGGTCAAGTTGATCAATGGATTGAACCATATCTTAGAATCACAATAGAACGCCTGCAACGAACTGAGAAATCATACTTGAAGTGTCTTCTAATGCAAGTG ATTTCTGATGCCCTTTACTATAATGCCTCATTATCACTCAACATATTGCAAAAGCTAGGCGTCGCAGCAGATGTATTCAATCTTTGGTTCCAGATGCTTCAACAGGTTAAAAAGAGTGGCGTTCGAGTTAATTTTAGAAG GGAACAAGATAAAAAAGTTTGCTGCTTAGGATTGACCTCTTTGCTTGCACTTCCAGCTGATCAATTACCTGGAGAGGCTCTGGGGCGTGTGTTTAGGGCCACCCTGGATCTCTTAGTTGCTTACAAGGATCAAGTTGCAG AAGCTGCAAAAGAAGAGGaagttgaagaagatgatgaaatgGATGGTTACCCAAGCGATGAAGATGATGACGACGGAGATGGTTCTGATAAGGAAATGGGATTTGATGGGGAAGATGGTGATGAAGTTGACAGCATCAAGCTTCAAAAGCTGGCTGCACAG GCAAAATCTTTCCGCCCAGATGATGATGATTTTGATTCAGATGATGATTATAGTGATGATGAGGAGATGCAGTCTCCTTTAGATGACGTGGATCCTTTTCTTTACTTTGTAGATACAATCAAAG CTATGCAAGGATTAGATCCGATGAGGTTTCAGAGTCTTAGCCAATCATTAGAGTTCCAATATCAGGCTCTAGCTCATGGTGTTGCGCAGCATGCTGAACAGCGGAGAGTAGAAATTGAGAAGGAGAAGCTGGAAAGGGCAGCTTCAGCTGCCTCTTCGTGA